The genome window CGTCCGCGTTGTCGCGGCTGAGCGGGCGCGTGCGCTCCGGCTCGGGCAGCTCCATCTGGTCCACCTGCTCGCTGCTGGGGCGCGACTGCGGCGGGTAGCGCGTGGCGGACACGTACGTCTCCAGCGTCCGCTTCGCCCGCTCCAGCCGCTTCTCCCACAGCGTGCGCTCGGCCTCGCGCGCCGCGTCCTCGGGCGTGCGCGCCACGGCCGGCGTCGGCGCGGTGGCGCCAGGTCCAGGTCCAGGTCCAGGTCCAGGCGCGGCCCGCGCGGCCATGCCCTGTGCGGGGCCCCGGCCCGGTGCCGCTGGCGGCGCCCCGGCCCTCGCGGCCTCCTCCGTGGGAGGAGGAGGCTCGGGTGCCGCCTCCGTGCCGGCACCTCCGCTCCAGCTCCACCACCCCAGCAGGCCCAGCACCAGGGGAACGAGTGTGACGGCCCACCAGGCACGGCGGGCGCGGGAGGCGGGAGGCGGGACGGTGCCGGTCGGAGTCATGTGGCGTCAGGGCTCCAGCGCCTAGCGAGCGTACGTCACCATGTCCTCGCGGACCTTGGCGACGATGCCACCCCAGTTGCCGTTGGCGTAGTGGTTGTACGCCTCGCCGTCATCGCGCAGGTCCACCGAGTGGAAGCTCCACTTCGCCTTGCCATCGCTGCACGCGGCGGTGCCGGTGTTGAGGGTGCCGCCGCAGAACCAGTCACCCGGGTTGCACTGCGAGCTGCCGGAGCTGCCGGACACGCCGCCGGTGGAGTGATACGACACCGCCTCGTCGTCCTGGCCCGGGAGGATGCCCGAGTACGCCGTGCCCTTGGCGCCCGCGAACATGTAGAACCAGAGGTTGCGCGTGGCGTTGTGGTTGTACATGGCGCGCGCGGTGGTGGTGACCAGGTCGCTCACCAGCGGGTCGCTCACCGCCCACTCGCCCACGTCCGCCAGCTCGCTGCCGCCAGCGGCGCCGGACGCCACGTCCACCCACTTGATGTTCCAGCCCACCTGCGTGGTGCCATCCGTGTTGCCGCACACGCCGCTGGCGTTGGGCACCGCGTTCTTCTTGTAGCGCGCCGAGCCGCCGTACAGCGACAGCGCGTAGCCAATCTGGAGGTTCCCCGCGCTGTGCACGGCGATGTAGCACCAGTTGGTGCCGGTGCAGAAACAGTCGAGCGCGTCACGCACGCGGTAGTTCTGACTGCCGATGCGCTGCGTGCCGTTCCAGTTCACCGCCTTCTTGTTCACCCCCGCCTCGGTGCTCGCGGGTCCCCAGTAGCTGAAGTCGGCGTAGTTGCCCCCCTGCGTGGTGTTGCCGTTCTTGCCGTGGATCCACAGGGAGTAGTTGGTCGCGGCGGCCTCCGTACCGGCCAACAGGGTGACCGCGGCAACCGCCGTTCCAAGCAGCTTCTTCATGTGAGCGCCTCCGGCTCTGGGATGGGGGGACACTCCCAGCCCGGAGGGGAACCGGGCAGGGAGGCGCACACTTTAGAGTCTCGGGGTGTAAAAGGTCGAGAACACGGAAATCTCGAAGTAGGGGAAATAACTGACGCATCGCGTCGCCCTCTCAAAAACAGGTACGCGGCGCGTCATGTCTCCGTGCGTCAGCGTCAGCTGGCGGTGCGCGTCACGAAGCGCTCCAGCCGACCCAGGGCGTCGGGAAGGTTGGCGCGGCCCAGGCCCAGCCGGAAGTGGTTGCCGGGGAAGTCGTAGACGTCGCCGGGCAGCAGCAGGACTCCCTCCTGCTCGACGAGCTCCTGGGCGAAGCGGGCCACGGGCGTGTCGCGCAGCAGGCGCGGGAAGGCCACGCTGCCGGCGCGCGGCCGCACCCAGCGGAAGGTGTCCGCGTGGCGCGCGAAGAAGGCATCCAGCAGCGCGAGGTTCGAGGCGAGGAGTCGCTGGCTGCGCGCGAGCACGGCGTCCTTCGCGCGCAGGGCGATGAGCGCGAGCACCTCGCTGGGGGCGCTGTTGCAGATGGTCGTGTAGTCCTTGAAGGCCATGCAGCGGCGCAGCAGCTCCGCGTCGCGGCAGGCGAGCCACCCCACGCGCAGCCCCGCCAGGCCGAAGGCCTTGGACATGACGCCCAGGCTGATGCCGCGCGGCGTGTGCTCGACGGCGGAGGGCAGCGTGTCGCGCGCGTCGTACTCCAGCAGCCGGTACACCTCGTCGGACAGCAGCTGGATGCCGCGCTCCTCGGCCAGCGCGCACAGCGCGTCGAACGTGGCGCGGTCCGCCAGCGCGCCGGTGGGGTTGTGCGGGAAGTTCACCACCAGCAGGCGCGTCTGGGGCCGGAGCGCGCGGCGCAGGGCGTCCAGGTCCAACGCCCAGCCGTCCTCCTCGCGCAGCGGCAGCAGCGTGACGTCGGCGCCGGTGGCGCGCGCCACCTCGTACAGGGACTGGTAGCCCGGCCAGGTGACGATGGCGTGGTCCCCCTTCCCCAGCAGCACGTTCATCAGCACGAAGACGGCCTCCTCGGCGCCGGCGAAGGTGAGCACGTCGTCCGCGGAGAGGCCGGGGTACAGGGCGGCGATTTCGGCGCGCAGGGCAGGCAGGCCGGGCGCCTCGGTGTAGCCGAGCGTCAGCCCCTCCCAGCGGGCCAGGGCGTCCGCGTCGGCGAGCGCCAGCAGGTCCTTCTGCCGCCACCCTTCGATGTCCGAGGAGCACAGGAGGTAGGGCGCCGAGAACTCCCAGCGTGCGAAGTACCGCTCCAGCTTGAAGTCGGGGATGCGCATGGCTGCCTCTCTGCCGTCTTTGGAAGCGGGCGTCCAGCCCGAGCAGGCCGTGCCGCCCGGGCGGCCGAGCAGCCGCGGCGGGCTCGTGGGGGGAGGACGGCGCCGGGCGATGCATAGCTTGAGTCGCGTCCTCCTGACTGAAGCCACTCGTGGAGCCCGCATGCCGACGCTCGACATCCCCATCAAACTGCTGGACCCGACGGGCGGTTGGGTCAACGCCCCCGTCCATGTCTCGGAGCTGGATGAGCTGCCCGTCCTCCTCCACTTCTTCTCCATGAAACAGGTGCACGGCACCGCGGACTTCGACGAGCTGAAGCGCTTCATCGCGGAGTTCGCCCCGCGCGGCCTGCGCGTCATCAGCGTGGACGTCACGCACTCCGAGAAGGAGCTGCGAGACACCAACGCGGTGGAGGCCTTCGCGCGCAAGCACGAGCTGCGTCACCCCATCGCCGTGGACGACGGCTCCATGGCCCAGGCCTACGGCGTGACGGAGACGCCGGCCTGGCTGGTGTTCGACGCGGAGTCCGGCCGGCTGCGCCACCACTTCACCGGCCGCAACGGCGCGCACCACGCGCGGCAGGTGCTGGACCGCTTCACCCGGTACGACACCTCGGCCGCGGCCCCCGCGCCCTGAGCGCACGCGAATCCACCCCGACTCACGGAGGCCCGTTCATGGCAGACCGTCGCAAGGACAAGGACGACTCCCGCTTCTCTCCTGGCACCCTGCTCGCCGCCGGCGTCGGCGCGGCCCTGGGGCTGCGCAAGGCGCTGCGCTCCCGCTTCCAGTTCGCCGGACGCACGGTGCTCATCACCGGCGGCTCGCGAGGCCTGGGCCTGGTGATGGCGCGCCAGCTCCTCAAGGAAGGCGCGCGGGTGGCCATCTGCGGCCGCGACGAGGTGACGCTGGAGCGCGCCCGCGAGGAGCTGGAGCGCGCGGGCGGCGAGGTGCTGGCCGTGCCGTGCGACGTGAGAGACCAGGTGCAGGTGGAGGCCATGGTGGCCGCCGTGCACGAGCGCTGGGGCGCGGTGGACGTGCTCATCAACAACGCGGGCGTCATCCAGGTGGGCCCGCTGGAGTCCATGACGCTGGAGGACTTCCGCGAGGCCCTGGACACGCACCTGTGGGCGCCGCTGTACACGACGCTGGCGGTGCTGCCGGAGATGAAGCGGCGCGGCGCCGGCCGCATCGTCAACATCTCCTCCGTGGGCGGCAAGGTGAGCATCCCCCACCTGGTGCCGTACGCGGCGAGCAAGTTCGCGCTGGTGGGCCTGTCGGACGGCCTGCGCGCGGAGCTGCGCCAGGACGGCATCCTCGTCACCACGGTGTGCCCGGGCCTGCTGCGCACGGGCAGCCCGCGCAACTCCCACTTCAAGGGCAACCACGAGGCGGAGTACGCGTGGTTCCTCGTGGGCGACTCGCTGCCCCTCATGTCCATGAACGCCGAGCGGGCCGCGCGGAAGATTTTGGAGGCCTGCCGGCGCGGGGACGCGGAGGCCCTGGTGGGCCTGCCCGCGAAGCTGGGCGCGGTGGGCCGGGCGCTGGCGCCCAACCTGACGGCCGCCATCGCCGCCTGGGTGAACCACGTCCTGCCCCAGGACAGCAGCCAGGACCGCTACTCGGGCAGCCAGAGCGAGACGCCGCTCACCCAGTCCTGGCTCACCGAGCTCACGCGCCGCGCCGCCGAGCGCAACAACGAGAACGAGGTGCCCATCCACTGACGGGCACCCGGGCCTACGACTCGGCCCGCTCCATGGCCCAGTGGCCGCGGTGCTCGTAGGCCAGGGCCAGCTGCTCGCGCAGGGCGGCAATCATCTTCGTGTTCCCGTCCTGCTCGTAGCCCTGGAGCGCCTGCTGGCACTTCGGGATGCGCGTGAGGAACTCCTTCAGCGCGTCCACGGACAGCTCCTTCACGTACATCCCGTACCCCAGCTTCTCCAGGTACAGGGCGTTGATGATCTGCTCGAACTGCCCCACCAGGGGCACGCTCAGCACGGGCTTGCGCAGGTACACCGCCTCGCTCATCAGCGTGTAGCCGCCGCTGGCCACCACGCCGCGCGAGGTGCGCAAGTCGTCGATGAAGCCCTTCTCGCTGAACGGCCGGTACGTGAGGTTGCCGTCCACCAGGTCCTCGGTGAGGTCGCGGCGCAGGCCGTACACGCGGCAGGGGATGCCCGCGGCCTTGAGGATGTCCGGCAGCGCGGTGTTCGTCGTCGACGTCTGGTACACGAGCAGGTGCTCGCCCGGCTCCGACTTCGCCTCCAGGATTTCCGGCCGCAGGATGGACGGCGCCAGCGTGGTGCGCCGCTTGCGCACCGGCGGGTAGAAGAACGTGGTGACGAGGTAGTGGAAGGCCCCCGGCAGCTTCGCCTTCACGATGGCGCGCGAGGTCTCGAAGCTGTCCTCGTACCCGGCCAGCAGCTCCGGCTCGTGCTGGCAGCGGTTGATGACCTGCATGTTGTCCACGCTGATGACGGGCAGCCGGTGCGTCTTCGCGAACAGGTAGCTGAACGACTCGAAGTCGCTGACCACCACGTCCGGTTTGAAGTCGTCCACCAGGTCGAAGTACTGGCGGATGTTCTGCGGCAGGCCCTTCAGCGCGCCAGAGACGTTCTGGAGCACCGTCTGCCACTTCTTCACCGAGTTGCCCTCGTACGCCAGCGTCAGGCCCCAGATGCCGTGGACGTTCTGGAAGCGCTTCTTGAGGTAGTCCTGGGCCCGTCCGGAGACGACGATGTGGACCTCGTGCTCCTTGGTGAGCTCCTCGAGCAGCACGCGCGAGCGCGTCGCATGGCCCATGCCTTCGCCGACGACACCGTAGAGGATTCGCATGGCCCGGGAGCATATGCCGCCCGCCGCCCCACCGTTGAGCCCACCCTCCCCGCACGGCTATACCCGCGCCCATGTCCCCGTCCTCCGAGCCCTCGCCCCCCAGGCGCCCTGCCGTCGGCCGCTCCGCCGCGCTGGGCCTGTCGGGCGGACTGCTCCTGGGCGGCGTCGGCCTCGTCGTCGCCGGCCTGCGGGGCCTCTTCGCCGCCGTGGACTGCGCCGGCCTCACCGGCCCCGAGTGCGACCTCATCACCCAGGCCACCCGCGAGGTCGCCCGCCTCCAGCTCGTCTCCGGCGGCGCCCTCACCGCCCTGGCCGCCTCCCTCTTCGTCCTGCTGCGCTCGAAGCCCACCGACGCTGACGAGGACGCCGGACCCAGCGCCTGAAGCCCGCTCCCTCCTCCCGGCGCTGAACAGGCGGACAGGCCCCCGCCGGGTAAGGTCATTTCTCGGCGCGCGGTAGCCGAGCTAATTAATTCTGGCCTAATCATTGGGTTTGAGGGTAGGAGACGGCCTTATGCAGCTCGAATCCCTGAAGATGTTTTGCGACGTGGTGGAGACGGGCTCGTTCTCCCGGGCTGCCCAGCTCAACCACGTCACGCAGTCGGCGGTCAGCCAGCAGATCCGCGCGCTGGAGAACCGCTATGAGCAGAAGCTCTTATCGCGCAGCGCGCGTCAGGTGACGCCGACGCCCGCGGGGGAGCGGCTGTTCCGTGGCTGCAAGGAAATCCTCGCGCGCTTCGCGGAGGTGGAGCAGGAGATTCGCGAGCAGGCGACGGAGGTCGCCGGCACCAGCACGGTGTCCACCATCTACTCGGTGGGTCTGCACGAGCTGAACGCGGTGCAGAAGCAGCTGCTCAAGGCGCACCCCAAGGTGAACATGCGGCTGAACTACCGCCGCAACGACCAGGTGTACGACGACGTCATCCTGGGCGCGGCGGAGATTGGCATCGTCGCCTACCCGCAGCCGCGCGCGGGCGTGGACATCCTCCCGTTCCGCGACGACAAGCTGGCCGTCGTCTGCGCGCCCAACCACTCCTTCGCCACCAAGGCGAAGGTGAGCCTCACCGCGCTGTCCGGCGTGCCCTTCATCGCCTTCGACCGCGAGGCCCCCACGCGCAAGGCGCTGGACCGCCTCTTCCGCGAGAAGAACATCGACATCAACCCGGTGATGGAGATGGACAACGTGGAGACCATCAAGCGGGCGGTGGAGATGGGCCTGGGCGTGGCCATCCTCCCCATGGCCACCTCGGTCAGCGAGGTGAAGGCCGGCTCGCTGGTGGCCAAGCCCTTCGCCGAGGGGCCCGTGTCGCGCCCCATCGGCCTGCTCATCCGCAAGGGCAAGTACCTGGACCGCGCGTCCGCCGCCGTCCTGGATGCGTTCAAGGCCGCCGCCAACCTGCCGGCGACCGACGACACCTGAGCCGCCGCGTCAGTAGAGCTTTCGAAGCCTCGCGGCGAAGAACCCGTCGAAGCCCTCCGGCCCCGGCAGCGTGCGCAGGTACGCCTGGGTGAGCGGGAGCTTGAGCCCCTGCAGCACGGGGGGCTCCGCCGTCCACTCGGGGTGGCTGCGCAGGAACATCTCCACCTGGTCCTGCGCCTCCTGCGCCTCCACGGTGCACACCGCGTACACCAGCAGCCCGCCGCCGGGCACCGCCTCCTGGCAGTTCTCCAGAATCCGCCGCTGCAGCGTCGCCAGCCGGGAGAGGTCCTCCTCCTTGCGGCGGTAGCGCAGCTCCGGGTGGCGGCGCAGCGTGCCCAGCCCGGAGCACGGCGCGTCCACGAGGACGGCGTGGAACTCGCCCCACGCTTCGGGGAAGGGCTCCGAGGCGTCGTGCGCGTACGCCTTCAGCCGCCCGGAGAGGCCCAGGCGCTTCGCCTCTGCCTCGATCTTGCGGAGCTTGTTGGCGTGGAGGTCCACCGCCACCACCTCCTCGTGCTCCTGCGCCAGGTGGCAGGCCTTGCCGCCCGGGGCGGCGCACGCGTCCAGCACGCGCGCCGTCTCCGGAATGGCGCCATACACGCCGACGAGCTGCGCGGCCTCGTCTTGCACCTGCCACAGCCCTTCTGAATAGCCGTACACGTCCTCCACCCGGCCCACGGGCGGCAGGATGATGCCCAATGGCGACACGGTGGTGGCCTTGGCCTCCACGCCGGCTTCCTGGAGCTGGGTGAGCAGCGCGTCGCGCGTCACCTTCGCGGTGTTGGCGCGCACCACCACCGCCGGGGACAGGTTGTTGGCCACCAGCATGGCCTCGGCGCGCTCGGGGCCGAACTGGCGAATCCACCGCTCCACCAGCCACTTCGGGTGGCTCTCGCGGACGGACAGGTGCTCCAGGGTGTTGGACGCCGGAGGCAGCGGCGGCCCGGGCAGCTCCGCCAGCTTGCGGAGGATGGCGTTGGTGAAGCCGGTGGCGCGGGAGAGCCCCACCTCCTTCAGCGCCTGCACCGTCTCCGCCACGGCGGCGCGCGCGGGGATGCGGGTGTGGAAGATTTGATAGGCGCCCACGCGCAGCGCGGCGAGCACCTTGTCCTCCAGCGCGTCCAGCTTGCGGTCGGCGAAGCGGGTGATGGCGTAGTCCAGCGCGAGCTGGCGGCGCGTGGTGCCGTAGGCCAGCTCGGTGACGAGCCCGGCGTCGCGCGGGTCCTTCGGCGGTGACTCGGACAGCAGCGTGTCCAGCACCACGTTGAGGTACGCGTCCGTGGCGCGGACGCGCGCGAGCACCTGGATGGCGAGTGCGCGGGCGTTCATCACTCGTCGAGCCGGGTCAGCATGTCCACGAGCTGCTCATCCGAGAGCTTCGTCGCGGGCAGGGTGGAGAGGGTGAGGTTCTGGAGGGTCTCCTCCAGCAAGTCCCGGTGGCCGCTCTCGGCGGGAGCGCCGCGCTGCACCGCCTGCCACTGCGTGCGGGCCCAGGAGGCCAGCTCGGCCGGGGTGAGCTTCCCCGCCAGCCGGTCGGAGATCTTCCGCCGCACCACCGCCCGCGTCAGCAGGTCCGCCGTCGGAGCCGGCGTCTTCGCGCCGCGCCCCAGCGTCTTGCCCGGACGGGCGGCCTCGGAGGCCTCCTCCTTCGCCGAGGTCGTCTTGCGGCCCAGCGTCTTCGTGGGCACCAGCGCCTCGGCGGCGCGGGCCAGGGCCCTGGCGGGCTCGATGTCCTTGTCCCGGGCCTTCCCGCCGGACTTCACCAGCGCGAGCGGAGCTATCTTCGAGGGGGCGGGCGCCTCCTCCTTCTCCCGGTCCTTCTTCCGGCCAAGCGTCTTCGGCGACTCCGGCTTGCCGGGCGTGAAGACGCCGCTGGCGAACGTGTCCAGCGCCTGGAGGTAGGGCTCGAAGCCCGACTGGGTGCCGTGCACCTGGAGGACGCAGGCCTCGCCCACGATGGACTCGCGGGCGGGCGGCTTGAGGAGGACCTCGATGGCGGGCAGGCCCACCGCCTCCAGCGCCTCCTTCAGCGGGTACGAGGCGAACAGGCCCGCGGGGTTGATGAGGATGCCGTCCACCGCCTCGCGCTCCGCGGCGAGCGTGTCCAGCAGCACGCCTTCATGGTTGGACTGGGAGATTTTGAGTTCCAGTCCCAGCTCCTCCGCCCGCTCCTTCAGCGCGGCGTCCAGGTCCGACAGCCGGCCCCCGGACGTGCCCTCGCGTACGCCGAGCAGGTTCAGGTTCGGCCCGTGCAGCACCAGCAATTTCATGCCCATCCCCGGTTCCACCCTCGAAGTTGCAACAACGTCTATCCCGCCTGCCCCACGCTGAAGGGCTGACTGCCGGCCGCCAGCTTGTGGCCCGACAGGAAGTCCCCCGCGCTCATCACCCGCTTGCCCTCCGGCTGGAGCTCCAGCAGCACGAGCGAGCCCTCGCCACACGCCACCTCGACGCCGTCGGCGTTCGCCGCCAGCACCGTGCCCGGCGTGCCCGTGCTCCCGCCCACCCGCGCGCGGTGCACCTTGAGCAGCTTGCCGCCCATCG of Pyxidicoccus xibeiensis contains these proteins:
- a CDS encoding aminotransferase class I/II-fold pyridoxal phosphate-dependent enzyme yields the protein MRIPDFKLERYFARWEFSAPYLLCSSDIEGWRQKDLLALADADALARWEGLTLGYTEAPGLPALRAEIAALYPGLSADDVLTFAGAEEAVFVLMNVLLGKGDHAIVTWPGYQSLYEVARATGADVTLLPLREEDGWALDLDALRRALRPQTRLLVVNFPHNPTGALADRATFDALCALAEERGIQLLSDEVYRLLEYDARDTLPSAVEHTPRGISLGVMSKAFGLAGLRVGWLACRDAELLRRCMAFKDYTTICNSAPSEVLALIALRAKDAVLARSQRLLASNLALLDAFFARHADTFRWVRPRAGSVAFPRLLRDTPVARFAQELVEQEGVLLLPGDVYDFPGNHFRLGLGRANLPDALGRLERFVTRTAS
- a CDS encoding peroxiredoxin family protein, which produces MPTLDIPIKLLDPTGGWVNAPVHVSELDELPVLLHFFSMKQVHGTADFDELKRFIAEFAPRGLRVISVDVTHSEKELRDTNAVEAFARKHELRHPIAVDDGSMAQAYGVTETPAWLVFDAESGRLRHHFTGRNGAHHARQVLDRFTRYDTSAAAPAP
- a CDS encoding SDR family NAD(P)-dependent oxidoreductase: MADRRKDKDDSRFSPGTLLAAGVGAALGLRKALRSRFQFAGRTVLITGGSRGLGLVMARQLLKEGARVAICGRDEVTLERAREELERAGGEVLAVPCDVRDQVQVEAMVAAVHERWGAVDVLINNAGVIQVGPLESMTLEDFREALDTHLWAPLYTTLAVLPEMKRRGAGRIVNISSVGGKVSIPHLVPYAASKFALVGLSDGLRAELRQDGILVTTVCPGLLRTGSPRNSHFKGNHEAEYAWFLVGDSLPLMSMNAERAARKILEACRRGDAEALVGLPAKLGAVGRALAPNLTAAIAAWVNHVLPQDSSQDRYSGSQSETPLTQSWLTELTRRAAERNNENEVPIH
- a CDS encoding MJ1255/VC2487 family glycosyltransferase, which gives rise to MRILYGVVGEGMGHATRSRVLLEELTKEHEVHIVVSGRAQDYLKKRFQNVHGIWGLTLAYEGNSVKKWQTVLQNVSGALKGLPQNIRQYFDLVDDFKPDVVVSDFESFSYLFAKTHRLPVISVDNMQVINRCQHEPELLAGYEDSFETSRAIVKAKLPGAFHYLVTTFFYPPVRKRRTTLAPSILRPEILEAKSEPGEHLLVYQTSTTNTALPDILKAAGIPCRVYGLRRDLTEDLVDGNLTYRPFSEKGFIDDLRTSRGVVASGGYTLMSEAVYLRKPVLSVPLVGQFEQIINALYLEKLGYGMYVKELSVDALKEFLTRIPKCQQALQGYEQDGNTKMIAALREQLALAYEHRGHWAMERAES
- a CDS encoding LysR family transcriptional regulator, with the translated sequence MQLESLKMFCDVVETGSFSRAAQLNHVTQSAVSQQIRALENRYEQKLLSRSARQVTPTPAGERLFRGCKEILARFAEVEQEIREQATEVAGTSTVSTIYSVGLHELNAVQKQLLKAHPKVNMRLNYRRNDQVYDDVILGAAEIGIVAYPQPRAGVDILPFRDDKLAVVCAPNHSFATKAKVSLTALSGVPFIAFDREAPTRKALDRLFREKNIDINPVMEMDNVETIKRAVEMGLGVAILPMATSVSEVKAGSLVAKPFAEGPVSRPIGLLIRKGKYLDRASAAVLDAFKAAANLPATDDT
- the rsmB gene encoding 16S rRNA (cytosine(967)-C(5))-methyltransferase RsmB; this translates as MNARALAIQVLARVRATDAYLNVVLDTLLSESPPKDPRDAGLVTELAYGTTRRQLALDYAITRFADRKLDALEDKVLAALRVGAYQIFHTRIPARAAVAETVQALKEVGLSRATGFTNAILRKLAELPGPPLPPASNTLEHLSVRESHPKWLVERWIRQFGPERAEAMLVANNLSPAVVVRANTAKVTRDALLTQLQEAGVEAKATTVSPLGIILPPVGRVEDVYGYSEGLWQVQDEAAQLVGVYGAIPETARVLDACAAPGGKACHLAQEHEEVVAVDLHANKLRKIEAEAKRLGLSGRLKAYAHDASEPFPEAWGEFHAVLVDAPCSGLGTLRRHPELRYRRKEEDLSRLATLQRRILENCQEAVPGGGLLVYAVCTVEAQEAQDQVEMFLRSHPEWTAEPPVLQGLKLPLTQAYLRTLPGPEGFDGFFAARLRKLY
- a CDS encoding type II 3-dehydroquinate dehydratase, with amino-acid sequence MGMKLLVLHGPNLNLLGVREGTSGGRLSDLDAALKERAEELGLELKISQSNHEGVLLDTLAAEREAVDGILINPAGLFASYPLKEALEAVGLPAIEVLLKPPARESIVGEACVLQVHGTQSGFEPYLQALDTFASGVFTPGKPESPKTLGRKKDREKEEAPAPSKIAPLALVKSGGKARDKDIEPARALARAAEALVPTKTLGRKTTSAKEEASEAARPGKTLGRGAKTPAPTADLLTRAVVRRKISDRLAGKLTPAELASWARTQWQAVQRGAPAESGHRDLLEETLQNLTLSTLPATKLSDEQLVDMLTRLDE